aagaaaaacaacgagaagaaaaattgattcatcgtatgtatatattttctgaataaaaacgaaatatatatttaaaacaaaaatctaaaagaaaaaaaactctccatatatttataaatatttagtGAAAGAGGAAATTTTCCACTTGCTGTTGTGCGCTAGGTGTACTTTGAATTTCCTTGTATTAAAACCAACCAACCACCCCGAGACGACATCGACATACAAAAGTTCGTTATTCggtttttccaacaaaaaataacgAGACGAGCCGCGGCAGTTTGGAAAATCGCTgactttttcaatttataaagtATTAAGACTcgataatttctttaaaaataaacgtGAAATACAATACAATGAAAGAAATCAAAACAAagcattaaacaatttttataatcaTTTATCGGGGTTCTTCTAGAGGTAGTCGAGTCACAGCAGTTTGAGGggaacaaacaacaaaaaaaaggagagTAAAATTCAGTTCTGGCGAGGGTGAGACACGGCAACGGGAGAGTGagctttcaaaaaacaaaaaattaataatgtctaTGTCCAACTACTAGTTTATTTCTGTGACACAAATCAAAACAAATGCGATTTTGAGTGtgaatttgatgaaaattcaaacACACAAGAAAGAAAGAACTTTTTCCATGTTACGTTTGTATggcattttgataaaaatgtcaCAAATTTGACAGATACAACTGATACCATCGGCCATAAAGGAGTTTTATACCTACAAGCAAGTGGGTTTCTGAAGTTAAAGAGGCAGTAGCTCAACATTAGATCGGCCACTTCAAATTAAGCAGTCCAACGGAATAGTAGTATACCTCTACCTTATATCTCGATGTGGCCAGCTCTCTAACTACATACTACTACCACCACTATTGAGTAatataaaagaatttaatttaattctaaATTACTAGATAACTCTATTatcactttaaaaataatgtcagTGATAAAAACCAGCCACAACAACAATTACACTGGTCTAACTTCatctaacaacaacaacactacAAACGAGGAGAGTCAAGAAGAGGGAATAATCTACAACTACTTTGCAGTAGTAACaactaaataatattataataatcGGCGAATCGGAATATCGATAATAAATTATTGTATAGTGCTGGCGGTGATATTTATTTAGTATTAAACGATGAGTGTGCGAAGAATAATTGCCTTCTGAGACTCTGTGCCGCGCCAATTCTTTTTAATTCTTCAATTTAAATTGTACACGCCGATAAAcgtgtttataatttattttaatttaaatccacCTAAACTAGTGTACCTTTtcaacaaacaaacacaaaaaatcccTATTTCATATCGAATGAACTGTGAATtgttaaaataaacatttatttttttataaattataaacttaaaaaaaaaattaaacacaaacataaatttaaaaaaaaaaaaaaaaccagtatAAATGGCTGAttcaaataactcaaaaatcgCTTCGCGACTTCGAAAAATTGAAAGGACTGACAGCGAAATCGCCTGCGAGGAGGCGGCACGCCTAACAGCTGATATACAAGAGGGCAATAGCccagacgatgatgatgatattaGCGAATATCAGGATCTTCCGCCACCACCAGACGGTGGATATGGCTGGGTGATATGTTTCGCTTCATTTATGTGCAACATGATAGTCGACGGTATTGCATATacttttggaatatttttgggTGAATTTGTCGTATACTTTGGCGAGGGTAAAGGTAAAGTAGCATGGGTCGGAAGTCTGCTGAGTGGTGTGTACCTTAGTGCAGGTCCTATTGTATCTGCGTTAGCCAATAAATTCGGCTGTCGAGCAGTTTGCATAGCGGGGAGTGTTGTTGCATGTATAGCGTTTGTTTTAAGTACAATGAGTACGTCTGTAAATATGCTTATGTTAACGTATGGTGTTCTGGGTGGATTTGGATTCGGTATGATTTACTTGCCGGCCGTAGTTGCTGTCGGCTATTATTTTGAGACTAAACGGTCGCTGGCGACTGGAATTGCAGTTTGTGGTTCGGGAGTGGGAACATTTGCGTTTGCTCCTTTTGCAACATATCTATTAAAATTATTCGGAtggaaaaattcacttttgatcTTTGCTGGGTTAATTTTGAATTGTGCTGTATTTGGTGCAATGATGCGACCACTCACTTATCCAAAGAAGAAGAAAGTCAAACCTTTAATGCAACGAATGTATGAAGAGAAGCGTTTGCAAATGGAACGTGGTTCAATTGGTGGATCGCATTTTATGGTTCAAATGCCCGATGGTACAATGGAGCGTAAATTAAAAATGCCCATTAATGCCGATCCAGGTGTACATTCTAGTCTCAATTTAGATTTATTAGCATCGCAACAACAAAGTGGTACATTGCATCCTGTATCAACATTGCCCACAATTACCGAAGCCAAAGTTGCAGAAAATCAACATGaacaaaatcaacaaaactCCCCTGATGGTCAGAGTCAATTAGAGGTCCGTCGAGGACGTCGTCCATATCGTAATTCAGAAACTGATGCCAGCAGCCCATACAACTCAAATGACATGATACGCAATGCTTCACAACCGGCATTCACAATCGACTACCAAAGTTTACCAAAGAACGGTTCGGTACCGTCTTTCGATAGAGTAAGAAAAACTTCTAGCAGTGAACGTTATAAGCCATCGCTGGCAGCCATTCGAGCATCTTCAAGAGGCGATTTAGAAAGCAATGGTGTTGAAAATTATTCATCAAAAATGTCCTTGTCCCAACGCAACGATAGCGGCAAAATGGTAAGACCACTCTCTCGAAAAGATATTTTCTACTCAGGTTCAGTGACAAATCTACCACAATACCAATCACAAAAATCACTAACCAACTACAGAAATTCGGTTCTATCACTAACTAAATATGAGAAGAGCATGCGGGATGTTCGTATGATAGATCCTTTAGCTGAAGCAGAAAAACATCGTGAAGAATATGATCTATGCCCATGCTGTGGAGTACCAGATTCGGTTAAAGCAATTCTCAACACTATGTTAGATGTAAGCCTACTCAAAGATCCTGTTTTTATGCTTATTGGAATTTCAAATGTTTTCGGAATGGCTGGGCTTTATGTTCCATTCGTATATTTAGTTGACGCAGCTATGCTTGATGGAATTGATTCCAATTCGGCCtcatttttaattgcaatcaTCGGAATTACAAACACATTTGGCAGAGTTATTTGTGGTTATGTTGCAGATTTTCCGCAAGTCAATTCACttcttctaaataatatttGTCTTTTGATAGCCACATTTGCTGTGACAGCAACACCTTTATGTTCATCGTATTCTTCCTACGTAGTTATGTCTATATTCTTTGGAATAGCTATCTCTGGATATATATCCCTAACATCAATTATTCTAGTTGATTTGCTTGGTTTAGAAAGACTCACAAATGCATTCGGTCTACTCATTCTCTTCAGAGGTTTTGCCGCCATCATTGGATCACCTCTAGCCGGGGCAGTATATGATGCAACTGCATCATACGATATATCTTTCTACATGGCTGGAGCTTTCTTTGCCATCTCAACAGTGACTAGTTTTCTAGCGCCATGTTTGAAGAGCTGCACAAGCACTGACGAAATGCCAGTTCATATGGAAGTCCTTACGCCAATTGACGAAGAACAAGCCGAAGATTTAGAGGACGATGATCAACCTATTACAATTGTGCCCAAAATTGTGAAAACCCTACCAAGTCCACAGCAAGAACAACCACCTGGAGTTATGAATAACAAGCAGTCCGAATCAGTTTTATGAGTTCAAGAGagattttaaactaaatttataaatttaaaaaaaaaatgccattttttcttcttcttagcAGCAGGAGCAGCAGCAACaaagagcaaaaaaataaacagcatAGCTTAGCATACCAAATAAATTTGAATCAACAAATAATAATGAGAGAATGTTAAAAAGAGAactaaatatatattatattataaaataaatatacattttagaAAAATAGTTTGTACTCTATTACACGAtaaagtaaatttaaaatatttttttattgaatttttttctttaaaaaataaattgttattttcAATCGATAGCCCTTTTCTTTATTATAATTGCAACAAATTGCTactctattgaaaaaaaaattaaaatgaaaaaaaaaaagagataaataAAAGTGTTGAACACGATGAtagtgtgaacaaaaaaaaaataacaaacaaattttgtacattaagtagtttttttttttaaattgttaatttttttgtatcttcttattattattattaatgtgTATGTccattgtttatttttgtaaatctaGTTTAAGGATTCATTTTAATTCTAGTATTGAATAAACCAAAAAGATagaaatatcaaaaacaaaagtctttatgtttaaaaattttctttttttgaaaatacaaataaaaattaaatgtgagagaagaaaattaagaaagaaTGTAATATAATTTGTATAAGCAACAAGCAAAAAAACGGTATTATATACTCTTactacaaatttaaataaaaaaaaaatcaaatacaaataataactaaaataaaataatatttaacttataaaaaaaagaaccttaTTGGAttgaacaattatttaaaaatatgtcaaaacaatttgaaggaaaaaaaaatagttgttatttattttttaatcacacgattgtaaaaagtttaataaattgtaataataaaaaaaatgcgcgCTGTTACATTATGTCAAAcattcacctaaatttttttttaatttttgttttgttgatttaattattttcttcaaGAGAAAAAACTATTCGTGTTAATCGAAAATAGTATTATTTATAAAGGaaatcaaaccaaaaaatatcagATAAAAGTACTAAAACGATGTTATTACAAAGAAATTATagcaattaaataaacaaacaaacaaaatgaaagagagaagggatataaagaaaagaaaacgccataaaaattagcaaacaaataaatgcattttgttttattttcgtttCAATTTGAATTCATCTACATTAGGAGGGAGGTTGTTTCGATATATGCAGCAGCAAGGTCaagaaaaatgtttcttaaaatCTCTTTGGCATTGTCGTTCCATAACTCAAAACTTAATCAACAAATACTTTATCGATGTAGGTATGTAAAAGTATTGTAGGATAACAATGCGTTGAGTTGTTGGTTGCTAAGGAAAATCTTATCAGATTTGTGGCCAGCGAAATCTTGTTTTccaatcattttattattttattgatttttttaatgaaagattatgtatgtacaaataaaatagattaaaagtCAACTGATAAAATAGTTGTTTTTAGTGTAACCAAGAATCTGTAATTGAAAGACTGGTCATCGGGGAacatatttatttgaaattccaAATTGAAGAATAAAATAATAGTTTGGATCAGGAAATAAATACGCCACATTCTAGGATAAATGTTCACTTAAATAAAACATCTACCTGAGGGCGTTATACAGGTTGAATGCATTagtaacttttaacaaaaagtcaaaattttcttCCAGTAATAGCTTTTTTTTAGAACGGACCTTGCCCTAGGCCCAAATTTGTCAAAATTCATGATACACTTGCCCAAAAATTAATggaacattttgaaattttcgaggttctgttttaatgtggggtaattcattataaataaatttgtaacggttattataagaacagatattcttctttcaaaaactgtttaaattttcctgatatctcttttattgctcgagatatcttaaatttcatttaataagccaaagagaaactaaacttaatctaaagtttaagtcactggtcacagaatttttgccacaagaatcaaaatatacttttctggagGTTTTCGaattgctgaactcaaatccgtaatcggaaaaattctattagcctccgttcttgagatataaccgttataaaaaaaaacctttttttgcattttataacggtaatatttcaagaacgaaggcttatagaatttttctgattgtggattcgagtttagcaacccaaaaaccttcagaaaggtatattttgattcttgtggcaaaaaaagtttgatttgtttggccagtgttgtttctgattcagagatcgctacttaaattttaaatatctcgggcaataaaagagatatcggaaagatttaaacattttttgaaagaataaaactagctcttatagaCACAGTTacaaatatattcataatgaattactccacataaaaacagtacctcgaaaacagccaaaattacgttttttgacatttttaacggtaatatttcaaaaacgaagaccaatcaaatttttctgacttcagattcggattcaccaccccaaaaaatactagaaaagtatattttggttcttgtggcaaaaaccttgttgaccagtgtaataggTTTACTGTGATACCATACAATGTTGCGAGGTAATTCACCAATAATTAAATTAGTTGGGAATTTGATAAGAGAGAAGGTGCCTAATAGTTTTCTCTTCATTCATGCAACTTAGCCCTTCGGACTGGGCAGAAAATGTAGCCACTAGGCTTTCATGGGTTCCTCGCgagaaaaatgtatttatttaagtCAAATTATATTTAAACCTTGTGGCAATTAGGTATTTGATCTATGTTAGTCGATTGGTAAAGTAAgctgtttatgttttttttttttaatatttaaacacCGTATGATAAATCGTATAAGAAAAGCGTTAACGTTTCATAATTCACATGGAAATACGGTTTATGTCTGTTTTCCAAAGGTGAGTTAACTCAGAGTTAGTCAGTCCTTTACATAAACTGAACGATGTAGAGTTAtactaaaattattttacttcCAGTTTACTACAGTGAACAGTTTTTTCTGCCAATTTTGTCCGAAAAACCAGAATTCAAGAGAGCGAGTTTTTTCCAAGACTTTATAGTGCCACTAAATGAACTAAAAAGATAGTGTGGAGAAGTTTTCTTTATACTCTCTTTATTTCGAAGAAGTTTTTAACCACGTGTAAATTTCTTTTATGTATCATTTTTTGAATATAAGAAGCATGGGGAATGAGTTACCCACTATCAAAAATCATTAAACAAATCTTTCTTTCCCATTTTCGTATTTACTTTTCTTAGAGTAGTgtaataagaactttaaacccCATTGGAATTAAGTAGATATAAGATTACGAATACACGACATAgatttttaagtttcgattGAGCTAAAATATAACAATgaaatcaataaaatcattAACATGATTTAAAATAACTGAATAAACATCCAAACAAGTGTTTCACTTAAACTTAGAACTGGGTGGCATTGtttgaaacatatttttttaaaacaaacattattttttgagCATTCTTATGGCAGGTGAAGACTAGACTTATAGGAGAGCAAATAggtaaaaatgtttctattTATAGATTTTGAGGTCCATATATGCATGtttaaattaactttatttaCTTGCTCGGAAACAGAAATGGATTTTGcacttttcattattttattttgttttgatataaCTTTGATATGAAACTAAAAAATGAATAAACTTTCTTgttgtatataaataaaataaataacaattgtGATGTAATCATTCAACtgaaaatgtatacttttcatCACATTCCTTAAACTATTCCAAAGTGAATGTGTGCAAAATAGATTTGTAAACATGTTAACATGAAAAATAACATACAAAGTTAAAGTCAatcatatttcttttttgatgacAGAAAGTTTTCAAGAAGTTGGGAGATATTCAATAAATGTAACATAATTTTCGAAGACATAATACAGCTTCCATAATAACTTCTGTCTTttatgataaatttatttttctacaaaTTTGTTATGCATAAATAGAATACAAAGTATATATTCTAAGCGCAcccattttaaatggaaaaatataGAACGCCTTTGCTGCAGCAGCACATTAATGAAGACTAGATGTagattttattatggttttatttttttatatggagCACATGCACTTCAGAGTCAGATAACTATTTTTGTGTCCATATTAAACAATTAAATGCGATAGCGTTAAGTATTAAGAGAAAATAATTACTTGAACTTGTCTTTGTTTACTTGTCACTTTATCTGTATTTATTCATAAGATACGGAAATAAAcactacaaaatttttgaattttaactttaaaataatttacgaGTATTATTTCCTTAGAATTTACAATTTACAGAAACTGTTGAAGAAAACATGGCAGACTATAGAAAACCAATTAAATGTTTGGTTGTTCACATTGAGTTAACTATGAGTGTGGACAATAGGGAAATCGAAAGAAATTGTTGATTTttgattaagatttttttatttattgaaagatGGTATGTATCGCATATCGCCTTTGAATCAGGTATCattctaattttgaaataagaagTCCCATTTTTAAGTACTTAGCAAATAAAATTCATCAGACAATCGATAAGTATGGTAAAAGCATATTAAGGAGCTCAAACtccttttcaaaataataactttGCGGGTGCTTTTTATCGTGTTTTTATGAAACCAGGCCTAATGACTTACACccacaaaaattcatttttgggaGTTGTCGGAAAGATAGTTTAGAACCGAAGCTTTACAAGGCGCTAGTCGATGTTGAGGGCAATGAGGGCAAAAAGGAGTATGTGCTGTCCTCAAAAAAGAAAACTCAACATCGTCGTATTGAAGAAAACTTCACCATAGACAGCCATAACTTCGAAGTAGTAAAGGACTTCATCATTCATCTACCTAAGCTCCGGTATAACCATAGACCGCTGTTTctttggtttgagaaggcaattGACCAGCAAAGCCCTCTCTCGAGCAACTAAAGTGTTCCACTCTTATCATCCCAGCTCTGCTATAAGATGCAGAAGCATTGACTTTGGCGAAggcaagaaaaaagtttttcgcGCTATTTTGGTTCCGTGTGCATTGATGGTGATTGATGAAGATACAACATCGAACCATACGGGTTGTATACAAGGACACTAACCTAGCTAAGAGAGTAAAGGTGCAGCGCCTGAAATGACTAGGTCATGTGGAGAGCATGGACAACAATACAGCCGCCTTAAGGCGCTGGTCAACCTAAGCAAATTATCGATTCTCAAAATAGAAGCTTTTGGTGTGGTTTCATCGTTTTGTCCGTCTTCTAATAATTGATCGTAATTGTGAATTCAGTTTATTTTGATTGTCATTTTTACATGTTCTTCAGTTGCATGCACAATTTTTGCCGCAACATCACTAGAGTAACCGCATGACTAAAAAATGACCTAATACTCTCATATTTTAgtaatttcatttcaatcaaCAATAAAAACGTCTCGTTGTCTGATGAATCTACTGCTCAGTCAGTACTCACCAAATAAATAAAGGGGAATATTAGAATTCCCcacattcatgttttttttataatttaagtagCTCGAATGAACAAATTGcggtaaaaaatttttggtagttgaaagaaataaatttaattgaatttaatcaACAAAGCATACCGATTTACatccaaataaaattatatatacgtACAAACATTTAACGtttcgaataaaaattatttgatatatcatttCTGTGTACTTTTCAGTTGAAAAATCTCATTTACATATTTTCAAATCATATGATCAAATTATTTACCCTTAAActaatgaaaaacaataaaaagatatcaacaaaataaaaaaaaaatatatcacactttcaATCAATTGATTTTACAATAACTACACCcacatttgaatacaaaataaaaaaaagttttgcgcACCAATGCATTTCTATAAACCGCTCATCAAAGATGatcgttttttattaatttgttactgCTGGCTACTGCAACACTGCTGTCAAATAGGTAAGGAGATACCAATCAAGAACAATGAGTAGTTCGAGCtcgtaaaaaatacatttagagGTCAGTTTTAATTATCAAATCCTCCTTTTGTAAACAACAAGTACAACAGCGAATAAATGACGATTCATGTATCAGTCGGTGTATGTGCATTGAAACGTGTATGGAAGATCAATTTATATTTATGAATTGATGATCTTAAATACTACttgtttctttgaaaatttcttACGTACGACAAAATGTATTATGCAATGAGAAATAGGAcacaatagctgtgttttttttggcatttctatccgtatccgcagttgctgttacatgcattacaaaaacaacacgcagctgccgataGGAATAGAAGCTAAACCAAGCTACGGATAGAATTTTAATTAGGG
This DNA window, taken from Episyrphus balteatus chromosome 2, idEpiBalt1.1, whole genome shotgun sequence, encodes the following:
- the LOC129912242 gene encoding monocarboxylate transporter 14; amino-acid sequence: MADSNNSKIASRLRKIERTDSEIACEEAARLTADIQEGNSPDDDDDISEYQDLPPPPDGGYGWVICFASFMCNMIVDGIAYTFGIFLGEFVVYFGEGKGKVAWVGSLLSGVYLSAGPIVSALANKFGCRAVCIAGSVVACIAFVLSTMSTSVNMLMLTYGVLGGFGFGMIYLPAVVAVGYYFETKRSLATGIAVCGSGVGTFAFAPFATYLLKLFGWKNSLLIFAGLILNCAVFGAMMRPLTYPKKKKVKPLMQRMYEEKRLQMERGSIGGSHFMVQMPDGTMERKLKMPINADPGVHSSLNLDLLASQQQSGTLHPVSTLPTITEAKVAENQHEQNQQNSPDGQSQLEVRRGRRPYRNSETDASSPYNSNDMIRNASQPAFTIDYQSLPKNGSVPSFDRVRKTSSSERYKPSLAAIRASSRGDLESNGVENYSSKMSLSQRNDSGKMVRPLSRKDIFYSGSVTNLPQYQSQKSLTNYRNSVLSLTKYEKSMRDVRMIDPLAEAEKHREEYDLCPCCGVPDSVKAILNTMLDVSLLKDPVFMLIGISNVFGMAGLYVPFVYLVDAAMLDGIDSNSASFLIAIIGITNTFGRVICGYVADFPQVNSLLLNNICLLIATFAVTATPLCSSYSSYVVMSIFFGIAISGYISLTSIILVDLLGLERLTNAFGLLILFRGFAAIIGSPLAGAVYDATASYDISFYMAGAFFAISTVTSFLAPCLKSCTSTDEMPVHMEVLTPIDEEQAEDLEDDDQPITIVPKIVKTLPSPQQEQPPGVMNNKQSESVL